A window of the Cynocephalus volans isolate mCynVol1 chromosome 10, mCynVol1.pri, whole genome shotgun sequence genome harbors these coding sequences:
- the NUFIP2 gene encoding FMR1-interacting protein NUFIP2 produces the protein MEEKPGQPQPQHHHSHHHPHHHPQQQQQQQQPHHHHHYYFYNHSHNHHHHHHHQQPHQYLQHGAEGSPKAQPKPLKHEQKHTLQQHQETPKKKTGYGELNGNAGEREISLKSLGSDEATNPISRVLNGNQQVVDTSLKQTVKASTFGKAGIKTKNFIQKNSMDKKNGKSYENKSGENQSVDKTDTVAIPNGVITNNSGYITNGYMGRGADNDGSGSESGYTTPKKRKARRNSAKGCENLNLVQDKIMQQETSVPTLKQGLETFKPDYSEQKGNRVDGSKPIWKYETGPGGTSRGKPAVGDMLRKSSDVKLGVSSKKFDDRPKGKHASAVASKEDSWTLFKPPPVFPVDNSSAKIVPKISYASKVKENLNKTIQNSSVSPSSSSSSSSSTGETQTQSSSRLSQVPMSALKSVTSANFSNGPILGGTDASVYPPGGQPLLTTAANTLTPISSGTDSVLQDMSLTSAAVEQIKSSLFIYPSNMQTVLLSTAQVDLPSQTDQQNLGDIFQNQWGLSFINEPSAGPETVIGKSSDHKVMEVTFQGEYPATLVSQGAEIIPSGTEHPVFPKAYELEKRTSPQVLGSILKSGTTSESGALSLEPSHIGDLQKADTSSQGALVFLSKDYEIENQNPLASPTNTLLGSVKEQRYQRGLERNDSWGSFDLRAAIVYHTKEMESIWNLQKQDPKRIITYNEAMDSPDQ, from the exons ATGGAGGAGAAGCCCGGCCAGCCACAGCCTCAGcaccatcacagccaccaccatcCGCACCATCatccccagcagcagcagcagcagcagcaaccgcaccaccaccaccattattaTTTCTACAACCAcagccacaaccaccaccaccaccaccaccaccagcagcctCACCAATACCTGCAGCATGGAGCCGAGGGCAGCCCCAAGGCCCAGCCAAAGCCGCTGAAACATGAGCAGAAACACACCCTCCAGCAGCACCAGGAAACGCCGAAGAAGAAAACAG GCTATGGTGAACTAAATGGGAAtgctggagaaagagaaatatctttaAAGAGCCTGGGTTCTGATGAAGCTACCAACCCTATTTCCAGGGTCCTCAATGGCAACCAACAAGTTGTAGACACTAGCCTGAAGCAGACTGTAAAGGCCAGCACCTTTGGGAAAGCaggaattaaaaccaaaaatttcATTCAGAAAAACAGTATGGACAAAAAGAATGGGAAGTCTTATGAAAATAAATCCGGAGAGAACCAGTCTGTAGATAAGACCGATACTGTAGCAATTCCAAATGGTGTTATAACAAATAATTCTGGCTATATTACTAATGGTTATATGGGCAGAGGAGCAGATAATGATGGTAGTGGATCTGAGAGCGGATATACCACTCCTAAAAAAAGGAAAGCTAGGCGCAATAGTGCCAAGGGTTGTGAAAACCTTAATCTAGTACAGGACAAAATAATGCAACAAGAAACCAGTGTCCCAACCTTAAAACAGGGACTTGAAACTTTCAAGCCTGACTATAGTGAACAAAAGGGAAATCGAGTAGATGGTTCAAAGCCCATTTGGAAGTATGAAACTGGGCCTGGAGGTACAAGTCGAGGAAAACCTGCTGTAGGTGATATGCTTCGGAAAAGCTCAgatgttaaacttggtgtgagcAGCAAAAAGTTTGATGATCGGCCCAAAGGAAAGCATGCTTCAGCTGTTGCTTCCAAAGAGGACTCGTGGACCCTATTTAAACCACCCCCAGTTTTTCCAGTGGACAATAGCAGTGCTAAAATAGTTCCTAAAATAAGTTATGCAAGTAAAGTTAAGGAAAACCTCAACAAAACTATACAGAACTCTTCTGTGTCACCATCTTCATCCTCATCCTCTTCGTCATCTACCGGGGAGACTCAGACCCAATCTTCAAGTCGGTTATCCCAGGTCCCTATGTCAGCGCTGAAATCTGTTACTTCTGCCAACTTTTCTAATGGGCCTATTTTAGGAGGGACTGATGCAAGTGTGTATCCTCCAGGGGGTCAGCCACTGCTAACTACTGCTGCTAATACTCTAACACCCATCTCTTCTGGGACTGATTCAGTTCTCCAGGACATGAGTCTAACTTCAGCAGCTGTTGAACAAATTAAATCTAGCCTTTTTATCTACCCTTCAAATATGCAAACTGTGCTGTTGAGCACAGCACAAGTGGATCTGCCCTCTCAGACAGATCAGCAAAACCTGGGGGATATCTTCCAGAATCAGTGGGGTTTGTCATTTATAAATGAGCCCAGTGCTGGCCCTGAGACTGTTATTGGGAAGTCATCAGATCATAAAGTGATGGAGGTGACATTTCAAGGAGAATATCCTGCCACTTTGGTTTCACAGGGTGCTGAAATAATCCCCTCAGGAACTGAGCATCCTGTGTTTCCCAAGGCTTATGAACTGGAGAAACGGACTAGTCCTCAAGTTCTGGGTAGCATTCTAAAATCTGGGACTACTAGTGAGAGTGGAGCCTTATCCTTGGAACCCAGTCATATAGGTGACCTGCAAAAAGCAGACACCAGTAGTCAAGGTGCTTTAGTGTTTCTCTCAAAGGACTACGAGATAGAAAATCAAAATCCTCTGGCCTCTCCCACGAACACTTTGTTAGGCTCCGTCAAAGAACAGAGATACCAGAGAGGCCTAGAAAGGAATGATAGCTGGGGTTCTTTTGACCTGAGGGCTGCTATTGTATATCACACTAAAG